A DNA window from Nitrospira sp. contains the following coding sequences:
- a CDS encoding hypothetical protein (Evidence 5 : Unknown function; MaGe:77308484), whose protein sequence is MVVEFIEPRREIRLNRQNPMRGGTRGHDQERDNQQCEHPGRAYGHLDTSRQVLTLYRATKSLSIRLESHLHRMQLRHPHLAPLVNPPL, encoded by the coding sequence AGTTCATCGAGCCGCGTCGCGAGATCCGGCTCAACCGGCAAAACCCCATGAGAGGCGGTACGCGCGGGCACGATCAAGAGAGAGATAATCAACAGTGCGAGCATCCAGGTCGCGCGTATGGCCATCTCGATACCTCCCGGCAAGTCCTCACACTCTATCGAGCCACAAAATCGCTGTCAATTCGCCTCGAATCGCACCTTCACCGCATGCAACTGCGCCATCCCCACCTTGCCCCTCTCGTAAATCCTCCCCTA